Proteins encoded in a region of the Methanofollis tationis genome:
- a CDS encoding NAD(P)/FAD-dependent oxidoreductase: protein MYDVAVVGAGPAGSAAAEACARAGLSTLCIEEHAAPGLPVQCAGLLSANAFAECRVSERSVLNRVRGARIVSSTGTGFSFDAGVTKGYVVDRAALDAEMVRAAAAAGAEFWMKTAVVGAGEGRLLTRGVNGRQEVAARLVIAADGPRSGVARMLGIARAPVYLSGIQAEVPLERESHLVEIHPNAAPQFFAWVIPAGEGRARVGMCGTANVRDDFCRFARPYLSSVTHLVTGTIPLGTMPRTYGRRTLFVGDAAGMAKPTSGGGVYTGVRAARHAAAVAVSCCESGDFSDNALADYERRWKGDFGRELTQGTRFFRFRQEIAPAQVDRLIAVMADPEITDLIVRYGDMDRPDALVRRLLTKKKILMSFGIMAAPAVRTFLKELTM, encoded by the coding sequence ATGTACGACGTTGCGGTGGTCGGGGCGGGACCGGCAGGGAGCGCGGCGGCCGAAGCATGCGCCAGGGCAGGGCTCTCCACCCTCTGCATTGAAGAGCACGCGGCGCCCGGTCTCCCGGTCCAGTGCGCCGGTCTCCTCTCGGCGAATGCCTTTGCAGAGTGCCGGGTCTCGGAGCGTTCGGTCCTGAACCGCGTGCGGGGTGCGCGCATCGTCTCGAGCACCGGGACCGGCTTCTCCTTCGATGCCGGGGTGACAAAGGGGTATGTCGTCGACCGCGCCGCCCTCGATGCAGAGATGGTCAGGGCGGCGGCCGCGGCCGGGGCCGAGTTCTGGATGAAGACCGCCGTGGTCGGGGCAGGCGAGGGGCGACTCCTCACCAGGGGCGTGAACGGGCGTCAGGAGGTGGCGGCGCGGCTGGTGATCGCCGCCGACGGCCCGAGGAGCGGAGTCGCCAGGATGCTCGGGATCGCCCGCGCGCCCGTGTATCTCTCAGGGATCCAGGCCGAGGTGCCGCTGGAGCGGGAGAGCCACCTCGTCGAGATCCACCCGAACGCCGCCCCGCAGTTCTTCGCCTGGGTGATCCCGGCGGGGGAGGGGCGGGCGCGGGTCGGGATGTGCGGTACGGCGAACGTGCGCGATGACTTCTGCCGGTTTGCCCGCCCCTATCTCTCGAGCGTCACCCACCTGGTCACCGGCACCATCCCCCTGGGGACGATGCCGCGGACCTACGGGCGCCGCACCCTCTTCGTCGGGGACGCTGCCGGGATGGCAAAGCCCACCTCGGGCGGGGGCGTCTATACCGGGGTGCGCGCGGCGCGCCACGCGGCAGCGGTAGCCGTCTCCTGCTGCGAGTCGGGCGACTTCTCTGACAATGCGCTCGCCGACTACGAGCGGCGCTGGAAGGGGGATTTCGGCCGGGAGCTCACACAGGGAACGAGATTTTTCCGGTTCAGACAGGAGATCGCACCCGCACAGGTCGATCGCCTCATCGCCGTAATGGCCGATCCTGAGATCACCGACCTGATCGTCCGCTACGGTGACATGGACCGGCCCGACGCCCTGGTCCGCCGCCTCCTTACAAAAAAGAAGATCCTTATGTCATTTGGCATCATGGCCGCCCCGGCAGTGCGCACATTTCTGAAAGAATTAACAATGTAA
- the pth2 gene encoding peptidyl-tRNA hydrolase Pth2: protein MSGEPEFKWKQCLVIRSDVKMSCGKKCAQVAHAAIGAYENAGKEAKKAWLSEGQKKVVLKAAGERALFELKTVAGMAGIPCTLIQDAGLTEIPPGTVTAVGLGPARSEELDRITGGLQLL, encoded by the coding sequence ATGAGTGGAGAGCCCGAGTTTAAGTGGAAACAGTGCCTCGTGATCAGGAGCGACGTGAAGATGAGCTGTGGCAAGAAATGTGCGCAGGTGGCGCACGCCGCCATCGGGGCCTATGAGAACGCGGGGAAGGAGGCGAAGAAGGCGTGGCTTTCAGAGGGGCAGAAGAAAGTCGTGCTGAAGGCCGCCGGGGAACGGGCCCTTTTTGAACTGAAGACGGTGGCAGGGATGGCCGGCATCCCATGCACCCTGATCCAGGACGCCGGCCTCACCGAGATCCCGCCGGGCACCGTCACGGCGGTCGGGCTCGGACCGGCACGGAGCGAAGAACTCGACCGGATCACCGGCGGACTCCAGCTCCTATGA
- the truD gene encoding tRNA pseudouridine(13) synthase TruD, producing the protein MIPTPYPLEEALGMGWYITDTPGTGGVLRKSPDDFAVEEIPLQEPSGCGPYLICRLQKRNWEHQHAMKTIASALGISHRRIAWAGTKDKNAVTSQYISIYDVEEEAVEGLRIKDIVLKPVGRNQHPLSLGLLEGNRFAITIRDCTAADTAATVAACTTAAAVGFPNYFGLQRFGVVRPVTHLVGRHILQGDYESAVMTYVALACPDEDEEVRRIRTEYRETLDAKAAIAALPRHLGFERSLLSRLAEAPGDHAGALKNLPPKLLSMFVSAYQSWLFNRVLSMRLADGAGLDDPVPGDRLLFENGREDLVTETNRRLVSVHLSRGRCAIAVFIPGSEGARIEGKSDERMAMILEEDGITAQDFKRAADFVGLRYNGALRPIAVKSEIQSGVTDTDVSLAFTLPPGHYATTVCREFMKADPRAMI; encoded by the coding sequence ATGATCCCGACCCCCTACCCCCTTGAAGAGGCGCTCGGCATGGGGTGGTACATCACCGACACCCCGGGCACCGGCGGTGTGCTGCGGAAGAGCCCCGATGACTTTGCCGTCGAGGAGATCCCTCTGCAGGAACCCTCAGGGTGCGGGCCGTACCTGATCTGCCGCCTCCAAAAGCGGAACTGGGAGCACCAGCACGCCATGAAGACGATCGCCTCAGCCCTCGGCATCTCCCACCGGCGGATCGCATGGGCCGGCACCAAGGACAAAAACGCCGTCACCTCACAGTACATCTCTATCTATGACGTGGAGGAGGAGGCGGTCGAGGGGCTCAGGATCAAGGATATCGTCCTCAAGCCGGTCGGCCGCAATCAGCACCCTCTCTCCCTCGGGTTGCTCGAGGGCAATCGGTTTGCGATCACGATCCGCGACTGCACTGCCGCCGACACCGCGGCGACCGTCGCCGCCTGCACCACTGCCGCTGCGGTCGGGTTTCCGAACTACTTCGGGCTCCAGCGCTTCGGGGTCGTCAGGCCGGTCACCCACCTTGTTGGCAGGCATATTTTGCAGGGCGACTATGAGTCGGCGGTGATGACCTACGTCGCCCTCGCCTGCCCTGACGAGGACGAGGAGGTCAGGAGGATACGGACCGAGTATCGCGAGACTCTGGACGCAAAGGCAGCGATCGCCGCCCTCCCGCGCCACCTCGGCTTCGAGCGCTCGCTCCTCTCGCGTCTTGCCGAAGCGCCCGGCGACCATGCCGGTGCCCTGAAAAACCTCCCCCCAAAACTCCTCTCCATGTTCGTCTCGGCCTACCAGTCGTGGCTCTTTAACCGGGTGCTCTCGATGCGCCTTGCCGACGGTGCCGGGCTTGACGACCCTGTCCCGGGCGACCGTCTCCTCTTTGAAAACGGCCGCGAAGACCTTGTCACGGAGACGAACCGGCGCCTCGTCTCGGTTCACCTCAGCCGTGGCCGCTGCGCGATCGCCGTTTTCATACCGGGATCCGAGGGCGCCCGCATCGAGGGAAAAAGCGATGAACGTATGGCAATGATCCTTGAAGAGGACGGGATCACCGCTCAAGACTTCAAACGTGCGGCTGATTTTGTCGGCCTGCGGTATAACGGCGCGCTCCGACCGATCGCTGTAAAATCAGAGATACAATCGGGCGTAACGGATACGGACGTTAGCCTCGCCTTCACGCTCCCGCCAGGCCATTATGCGACGACCGTCTGTCGGGAGTTCATGAAGGCCGATCCGCGGGCGATGATCTAG
- the sppA gene encoding signal peptide peptidase SppA, which produces MAGLLERIERAQRRRRLERKLLYGCVAALILIAALAAVYFFAPGTGSDVAVVRVEGEILTGDFSNGAYVGSEYVGRKVREAADDPLVKAIVLRIDSPGGSPAAAQEIVRDLEYARERKTVVASMGDLAASAAYLIAAHTDRIYLSRDTMTGSIGVIWLFTDESEWMKNEGKEVEVVKSGEQKDMTSPYRPLTDGERAYAQEIVDASFEDFINDVIAQRPVERSEIANARLIRGEEAIAIGLADEVGNLFDAIEGARALASS; this is translated from the coding sequence ATGGCAGGGCTGCTGGAGAGGATAGAGCGGGCACAGAGGCGCCGGCGGCTTGAGAGGAAGCTGCTCTATGGCTGCGTCGCCGCGCTCATCCTGATCGCAGCGCTCGCCGCAGTGTACTTTTTTGCCCCCGGAACCGGGAGCGATGTCGCCGTCGTCAGGGTGGAAGGTGAGATCCTGACCGGCGACTTTTCGAACGGAGCGTACGTCGGGAGCGAGTACGTGGGCCGCAAGGTCAGGGAGGCCGCTGACGATCCACTGGTTAAGGCGATCGTCCTCAGGATCGACAGCCCGGGGGGGAGCCCTGCAGCGGCGCAGGAGATCGTCCGAGACCTCGAATATGCCCGCGAGCGAAAAACAGTGGTCGCCTCGATGGGCGACCTCGCCGCCTCGGCCGCCTACCTGATCGCCGCTCACACCGACCGGATCTACCTCTCGCGCGACACCATGACCGGGAGCATCGGGGTGATCTGGCTCTTTACGGACGAGAGTGAGTGGATGAAAAACGAGGGAAAGGAGGTCGAGGTGGTGAAGTCAGGGGAGCAGAAGGACATGACATCCCCATACCGCCCCCTGACCGATGGAGAGCGGGCATATGCGCAGGAGATCGTGGACGCCAGCTTCGAGGACTTCATCAACGACGTGATCGCTCAGCGCCCGGTCGAACGCTCAGAGATCGCCAACGCCCGGTTGATCAGGGGCGAGGAGGCGATCGCGATCGGGCTTGCCGACGAGGTGGGCAACCTGTTCGACGCCATCGAGGGTGCCAGGGCCCTCGCCTCGTCCTAG
- a CDS encoding dihydrofolate reductase family protein produces the protein MSDPSIRPHVLMMSEITVDGKLTLKRGASSKILMKHMAHETEILLHKTRAECDAIMVGSTTISIDNSFLTVRLVPGKSPLRVIPSSMAEIPLHANVLGPDAPTVIAVSERAPRERVEAIRAKGADVVVCGKERVDLPALMKILREEYGVEKMMIEGGPTLNWHMLKHGLVDEIRLIHLPFIVGGEDTPSLVGGMHIDSEDEMIRLTLLRHYLCGDNLVTEYAVCYGE, from the coding sequence ATGTCAGATCCATCAATACGGCCACATGTGCTGATGATGTCGGAGATCACCGTCGACGGGAAACTCACCCTGAAACGGGGGGCATCCAGCAAGATTCTCATGAAACATATGGCGCATGAGACCGAGATCCTCCTCCACAAGACCCGGGCAGAGTGTGACGCCATCATGGTCGGGTCCACCACCATCTCAATCGACAACTCGTTTCTCACCGTCCGGCTCGTCCCCGGCAAAAGCCCGCTCCGCGTCATCCCCTCGAGCATGGCCGAGATCCCGCTGCACGCCAACGTGCTCGGGCCGGACGCGCCGACCGTGATCGCCGTGTCAGAACGCGCCCCCCGGGAGCGCGTCGAGGCCATCCGTGCAAAGGGCGCGGACGTCGTGGTCTGCGGGAAAGAGCGCGTCGACCTGCCTGCCCTGATGAAAATCCTCAGGGAAGAATACGGCGTCGAGAAGATGATGATCGAGGGCGGACCGACCCTCAACTGGCACATGCTCAAGCACGGCCTCGTCGACGAGATACGTCTCATTCACCTCCCCTTCATCGTCGGAGGTGAGGACACCCCCTCACTCGTCGGCGGGATGCACATCGATTCCGAGGATGAGATGATCCGCCTGACGCTCCTGCGCCACTATCTCTGCGGAGACAATCTGGTGACAGAATACGCCGTCTGTTACGGGGAGTGA
- a CDS encoding CDP-alcohol phosphatidyltransferase family protein translates to MNITALRPRLISKLEPVANFFVRAGFSPNQISYLSLFFGVLCALAFAERYFLAGAFLLLFSAVLDLVDGTVARKKCCQTQFGAVIDWVFDKYVDALALLGVGLSGVAIVSGFAPLPPAADWAVVAVAIFGSMMNTFIKPVVYAEVGFSDRVGGKIHDPLEGVGFFGRPETLIVLILGAATGYAGVAVIIIAVCSNLSAIQRIIYLSRSLS, encoded by the coding sequence ATGAATATTACGGCGCTGAGGCCGAGGCTCATCTCGAAACTCGAGCCTGTTGCAAATTTTTTTGTCAGGGCAGGCTTCAGTCCCAACCAGATCTCCTATCTCTCCCTCTTTTTCGGGGTGCTCTGCGCCCTCGCCTTTGCTGAGCGCTATTTTCTTGCGGGCGCGTTTCTTCTCCTGTTTTCGGCCGTCCTCGACCTGGTGGACGGGACGGTGGCCCGGAAGAAGTGCTGCCAGACACAGTTCGGGGCGGTGATCGACTGGGTCTTTGACAAGTACGTCGACGCCCTTGCCCTCCTCGGCGTGGGGCTCTCGGGGGTGGCGATTGTCAGCGGGTTTGCGCCCCTGCCCCCGGCGGCAGACTGGGCCGTCGTCGCCGTCGCCATCTTCGGCTCGATGATGAACACCTTCATCAAACCGGTGGTCTATGCTGAGGTCGGCTTTTCCGACCGCGTCGGCGGGAAGATCCACGATCCCCTCGAGGGGGTCGGCTTTTTCGGCCGCCCCGAAACCCTGATCGTGCTGATCCTGGGGGCCGCGACCGGGTATGCAGGCGTTGCCGTGATCATCATCGCTGTCTGTTCAAACCTCTCGGCGATCCAGCGGATCATCTATCTTTCGCGATCGCTCTCCTGA
- the artA gene encoding archaeosortase A has protein sequence MEEFFIFAALASFVAFLLPWRHRALAGTAGWACMALYLFAELPHYFSVNNFFYPTLALLSVPFVWVTAKRLRAGDRNVLYLTRAAAVASLIYIPFGYTVLGDWLIGVVVGQIGWWLAVLGVNYAMVDWNMFARNGFRIEIILACTGIQSMAIMLGVAAAVPTDLRQKVLAFLLIVPVIYVLNIFRNVYVILAYTGQWYQFLPEIASNGEYGYESFFWAHNVLCELGALVALVVIAYLLFLVIPDLGKMVDALYQTYRDEFRRAIAKDR, from the coding sequence ATGGAAGAATTTTTCATCTTCGCAGCGCTCGCCTCATTCGTCGCCTTTCTCCTCCCGTGGCGGCACCGCGCCCTCGCCGGCACTGCGGGGTGGGCTTGCATGGCTCTCTATCTCTTCGCCGAACTGCCGCACTACTTCTCGGTCAACAATTTCTTCTACCCCACCCTCGCCCTCCTCTCCGTTCCCTTCGTCTGGGTTACGGCGAAACGCCTCCGTGCAGGTGACAGAAATGTCCTGTACCTCACCAGAGCGGCGGCGGTGGCCTCCCTCATATACATCCCCTTCGGCTACACGGTCCTCGGCGACTGGCTGATCGGTGTCGTCGTCGGGCAGATCGGGTGGTGGCTCGCCGTCCTCGGCGTGAACTACGCCATGGTCGACTGGAACATGTTTGCGAGAAACGGCTTTCGGATAGAGATCATCCTCGCCTGCACCGGCATCCAGAGCATGGCGATCATGCTCGGCGTTGCGGCCGCCGTGCCGACCGACCTGCGACAGAAGGTCCTCGCCTTCCTCCTCATCGTGCCGGTGATCTATGTCCTCAACATCTTCAGGAACGTGTACGTGATCCTCGCATACACCGGCCAGTGGTACCAGTTCCTCCCGGAGATCGCAAGCAACGGCGAATACGGCTACGAGAGTTTCTTCTGGGCCCACAACGTGCTCTGCGAACTCGGGGCTCTCGTCGCCCTCGTGGTCATCGCATATCTCCTCTTCCTGGTCATCCCAGACCTTGGAAAAATGGTCGACGCACTCTACCAGACCTACCGGGACGAGTTCAGGAGAGCGATCGCGAAAGATAGATGA
- a CDS encoding transcription factor S, producing the protein MMFCPQCNSLMISSGGQLKCRRCGCIQAIEKEEDLRITTTITPKEITIVDDDDKVNTLPTITVRCPKCENNLAFWWLRQLRSADESEVRFFRCTVCGHTWREYD; encoded by the coding sequence ATGATGTTCTGTCCACAATGCAACAGTCTGATGATCTCGTCGGGAGGGCAGTTGAAGTGCCGCAGGTGCGGTTGCATTCAGGCGATCGAGAAGGAGGAGGATCTCAGGATCACCACGACCATCACGCCCAAGGAGATCACCATTGTCGATGACGACGACAAGGTGAACACGCTCCCGACGATCACGGTCAGGTGCCCCAAATGCGAGAACAACCTTGCCTTCTGGTGGCTCAGGCAGTTGCGGAGCGCCGATGAGTCTGAGGTACGGTTTTTCAGGTGCACCGTGTGCGGGCACACCTGGCGCGAATACGATTAA
- a CDS encoding acetate--CoA ligase family protein, protein MAKRMLSEAEGYELFQKYGVPTPAFQIVTGADEAAEAASEIGYPVVMKIISPQIVHKSDAGGVIVGISGAEEAKKAFNGIVASAKEYNPDADIHGVIVEEMAKPGLELILGGKTDPAFGKVITFGMGGTLVELMKDVTLRILPVHESEIRTMVKEINAYPLISGYRGMKPRDEESLIAIITGVARFFEENPNVMEFDINPLRLYESGACAVDARIIVDDDYRPVGRKQRKLVPPEYFTPRSVAVIGASSDQKKMGYAVLHNLLHFPGQIYPVNNKRTEVQGLKSYPTVTAIPNPVDLAVITVPAVHVPKVMQECGEKGIPLVVVITAGFKETGPEGKVLEDRMLEIARSYNIRIVGPNCLGLIVPPRGLDTTYVHQSPNPGNIAFISQSGAIINTVVDWSLTQDIGFSAVFSVGNQSDLDFLDYLRFVEQDKNTKAVILYVEQLTDGREFMEVVSEVARKKPVVAIKSGSSQKGQQAASSHTGSLSGSYEVYMEAFRRSGVIPVRALRGAFEAAELLAAPSGYLKGRRAIVVTNAGGFAVLSSDYADMYGIQLIDLPAEIMDELNEFLPDYWSHGNPLDLLGDASEKRFEQVFEVLARHSDLWDIAFVVGFPNLVLTSEGLAKQVIKFTEKTPNPVIGTFLGGESMDAGIKLLKEHHIPNFDELEQTFKVVGRVVWQRCRAKSIGLP, encoded by the coding sequence ATGGCAAAAAGAATGTTGAGTGAGGCTGAGGGGTATGAACTCTTTCAGAAGTACGGCGTTCCAACCCCCGCATTCCAGATTGTCACGGGTGCTGATGAAGCCGCAGAGGCGGCATCAGAGATCGGCTATCCTGTCGTGATGAAGATCATCTCCCCCCAGATCGTGCATAAAAGCGATGCGGGCGGAGTGATAGTAGGCATTTCTGGCGCGGAAGAAGCAAAAAAAGCGTTTAACGGGATCGTCGCGTCGGCAAAGGAGTACAACCCGGACGCGGATATCCACGGCGTCATCGTCGAGGAGATGGCAAAACCCGGTCTCGAACTCATCCTGGGCGGAAAGACAGATCCGGCCTTTGGCAAGGTGATCACCTTCGGCATGGGCGGAACCCTGGTCGAGCTGATGAAGGACGTCACCCTGCGTATCCTCCCGGTCCATGAATCAGAGATCAGGACAATGGTAAAGGAGATCAACGCCTACCCCCTGATCAGCGGCTACCGCGGCATGAAGCCCAGGGACGAGGAGAGCCTGATCGCGATCATCACCGGCGTCGCCCGGTTCTTCGAGGAGAACCCGAATGTGATGGAGTTCGACATCAACCCACTCAGGCTGTACGAGAGCGGTGCCTGTGCGGTGGACGCCAGGATCATCGTGGACGACGACTATCGCCCGGTCGGCAGGAAACAACGGAAACTGGTTCCGCCCGAATACTTTACCCCCAGATCGGTTGCCGTCATTGGTGCCTCCTCCGACCAGAAAAAGATGGGGTATGCCGTCCTGCACAACCTCCTCCACTTCCCCGGCCAGATCTATCCGGTGAACAACAAGCGCACTGAGGTGCAGGGGCTCAAGTCGTACCCGACCGTCACCGCCATTCCAAACCCGGTCGATCTTGCCGTGATCACCGTGCCGGCCGTTCATGTGCCAAAGGTGATGCAGGAGTGCGGCGAGAAGGGGATCCCGCTGGTCGTGGTCATCACGGCAGGCTTCAAGGAGACCGGGCCTGAAGGGAAGGTGCTCGAAGACCGGATGCTCGAGATCGCCCGGAGTTACAATATCAGGATCGTCGGCCCCAACTGCCTCGGCCTGATCGTCCCGCCCCGCGGCCTCGACACCACCTATGTCCACCAGTCCCCGAACCCCGGCAACATCGCCTTTATCTCCCAGAGCGGAGCGATCATCAACACCGTCGTGGACTGGAGCCTCACTCAGGACATCGGTTTTTCGGCGGTCTTCTCCGTCGGCAACCAGTCAGATCTCGACTTCCTGGACTACCTCCGGTTCGTTGAGCAGGACAAGAACACCAAAGCGGTGATCCTGTATGTCGAGCAGCTCACCGATGGCCGGGAGTTCATGGAGGTCGTCTCCGAGGTCGCCAGGAAAAAACCGGTCGTTGCAATCAAGTCGGGCTCCTCCCAGAAAGGCCAGCAGGCGGCGTCCTCCCATACGGGCTCGCTTTCCGGCTCATACGAGGTGTATATGGAGGCCTTCCGCCGGTCAGGCGTGATCCCGGTGCGTGCCCTCAGGGGTGCATTCGAGGCCGCCGAACTCCTGGCGGCGCCGAGCGGTTACCTGAAGGGCCGCAGGGCGATCGTGGTCACCAACGCCGGCGGGTTTGCCGTGCTCTCCTCAGATTACGCCGACATGTATGGCATCCAGCTCATCGACCTTCCGGCCGAGATCATGGACGAACTCAACGAGTTCCTCCCTGACTACTGGAGCCACGGCAACCCGCTCGACCTCCTGGGCGACGCCTCGGAGAAGCGTTTCGAGCAGGTCTTCGAGGTGCTCGCACGCCACTCCGACCTCTGGGACATTGCCTTTGTCGTCGGATTCCCGAATCTGGTGCTCACCTCGGAAGGGCTTGCAAAACAGGTGATCAAGTTCACCGAGAAGACCCCCAACCCGGTGATCGGCACCTTCCTGGGCGGCGAATCGATGGACGCCGGGATCAAGCTCCTCAAGGAGCACCACATCCCGAACTTCGACGAACTCGAACAGACCTTCAAGGTGGTCGGGCGCGTCGTCTGGCAGCGCTGCCGGGCGAAGTCGATCGGGCTGCCCTGA